From one Staphylococcus kloosii genomic stretch:
- a CDS encoding acetylornithine deacetylase produces MEQRHLDLLAQLIAHQTESPPGRNTDPLQDEVAILLQDIGFNIKREPLYDNDSVIIATLEGQDPNAPKLILNGHMDVASVEDDSNWQYPPFELTQVDEWLYGRGVSDMKGGMATLFYVLEQLYQQQIRPKGDIIVQSVVGEEVGEAGTKLACEHSPQADLALILDTSEQKALGQGGVITGWITIKSKETVHDGARHSMIHAGGGKFGANAIEKMTVIIRTLNDLERHWAVMKSYEGMTPGANTINPAVIEGGRHPAFIADECRLWITVHYLPNESYEEVVAEIEDYLNKVAQADLWLAQNPLTFEWGGASMIEDRGEIFPSFVVPTEHSGYKLLSDVHEQVHGAPLETGLSTTVTDGGWTAYFGIPTILYGPGSLEEAHSVDEKISVNELENFSEVLYKFLKNWYNQPQK; encoded by the coding sequence ATGGAACAACGACATTTAGATTTATTAGCACAACTTATAGCACATCAAACGGAAAGTCCACCTGGAAGAAATACAGACCCACTTCAAGATGAGGTAGCGATATTGTTGCAAGACATAGGTTTTAACATTAAAAGAGAACCGTTATATGACAACGATAGCGTGATTATTGCAACATTAGAAGGACAGGACCCGAATGCACCTAAATTAATCTTAAATGGGCATATGGATGTTGCTTCTGTCGAAGATGATAGTAACTGGCAGTATCCTCCTTTTGAACTGACTCAAGTAGACGAGTGGTTGTATGGCAGAGGTGTAAGCGATATGAAAGGTGGTATGGCAACATTATTTTATGTGTTAGAACAATTATATCAGCAACAAATACGACCTAAAGGTGACATTATTGTTCAATCTGTCGTTGGCGAAGAAGTAGGTGAAGCCGGTACTAAATTAGCGTGTGAACATAGTCCGCAAGCTGACTTAGCATTAATACTTGATACCAGTGAGCAAAAAGCCTTAGGTCAAGGAGGTGTCATAACGGGTTGGATTACAATAAAAAGTAAAGAAACAGTCCATGATGGAGCGAGACATAGCATGATACATGCCGGTGGCGGAAAATTTGGTGCTAATGCAATTGAAAAGATGACGGTTATAATTCGCACGCTCAATGACTTAGAGAGACATTGGGCAGTAATGAAATCTTATGAGGGAATGACGCCGGGAGCAAACACGATAAACCCTGCTGTCATCGAAGGTGGTAGACACCCCGCATTCATCGCTGACGAATGTCGATTATGGATTACTGTTCATTATTTACCGAATGAAAGTTATGAAGAAGTCGTGGCGGAAATTGAAGATTATTTAAATAAAGTAGCACAAGCAGACTTATGGTTAGCACAAAATCCACTAACATTTGAATGGGGAGGAGCATCTATGATTGAAGATCGTGGCGAAATATTTCCGAGTTTTGTAGTGCCTACAGAGCATTCGGGCTATAAATTGCTTAGTGATGTACATGAACAAGTTCATGGTGCGCCTTTAGAGACAGGTCTAAGTACGACAGTGACTGATGGAGGGTGGACTGCTTATTTCGGTATTCCGACAATTTTATATGGTCCTGGTAGTTTAGAAGAAGCACATAGTGTCGATGAAAAAATAAGCGTAAATGAATTAGAAAACTTTAGTGAGGTATTATATAAATTTCTGAAAAATTGGTATAATCAACCGCAAAAATAA
- a CDS encoding BCCT family transporter, translating to MDWPTFIGAFAILLIAVIPMMAFPKASQDIITQLNEVVTSSLGVAYLVLGLAVLGFVLYIAFGKYGNVTLGKATDKPEFNTFSWAAMLFCAGIASDILYWGLVEWAFYYQAPPHNAKPFSHEALEYASMYGMFHWGPIAWATFVLPALAIGYQIFVKKKPVYKISQTLRPVLRGQTDGYVGKIIDVLFIFGLVGGAATSLALGVPMISSGLETLFGINGNSIVTKGVVLFTITVIFAYSSYSGLKKGIKVLSDWNVILAFVLLAFVLIAGPTMFILENSVTSIGNLFKNFFEMATYAQPLGQIKGQPDNKFPEQWTVFYWAWWLVYAPFIGLFIARISKGRTLKELVLGTLIYGTFGCMLFFGIFGNFALYLQLSGQFDVVHSINTIGTEPTLMKILSHLPFSKVVIALFLISAFLFLATTFDSGSYILAAASQKKVIGEPLKPNRLFWAFALCLLPFSLMLVGGQRSLEVLKTATVVSSVPLLVIFVIMMVAFLKTLSNDRLKLQRRADRYKEVERRSLRITQVRERQQDENLDDNL from the coding sequence ATGGATTGGCCTACATTTATAGGTGCGTTTGCAATTTTACTTATTGCAGTTATACCGATGATGGCCTTTCCTAAAGCCAGCCAAGATATAATCACACAATTGAACGAAGTAGTAACGAGTTCTTTAGGTGTAGCTTATTTAGTTTTAGGCTTAGCCGTATTAGGATTCGTGTTATACATTGCATTTGGTAAATACGGCAATGTTACTTTAGGTAAAGCAACAGACAAACCAGAATTTAATACTTTCAGTTGGGCGGCGATGCTCTTCTGTGCTGGTATTGCATCTGATATTTTATATTGGGGATTAGTGGAATGGGCTTTCTATTATCAAGCACCACCACATAATGCAAAACCTTTTAGTCATGAAGCATTAGAATACGCTTCTATGTACGGTATGTTCCATTGGGGACCAATCGCATGGGCGACATTCGTTTTACCTGCATTGGCCATTGGATATCAAATTTTTGTAAAGAAAAAACCAGTTTATAAAATTAGTCAGACATTAAGACCAGTACTAAGAGGTCAAACTGATGGCTACGTTGGTAAAATTATAGACGTACTATTTATTTTTGGTTTAGTAGGTGGAGCTGCAACTTCACTTGCACTAGGTGTGCCAATGATTTCTTCCGGATTAGAAACATTGTTTGGTATTAATGGTAATAGCATTGTTACTAAAGGTGTCGTGCTATTTACGATTACTGTTATTTTCGCCTACAGTTCTTATTCAGGATTGAAAAAAGGTATTAAAGTACTAAGTGACTGGAACGTTATATTAGCATTTGTATTATTAGCATTTGTTCTTATTGCGGGTCCAACAATGTTTATATTAGAAAATTCTGTAACAAGTATAGGTAACTTATTTAAGAATTTCTTCGAAATGGCGACATACGCGCAACCATTAGGACAAATTAAAGGACAACCAGATAACAAATTCCCTGAACAATGGACAGTCTTCTATTGGGCATGGTGGTTAGTTTATGCACCGTTCATTGGTCTATTTATTGCACGTATTTCAAAAGGAAGAACGTTGAAAGAATTAGTACTAGGAACATTAATCTACGGAACATTTGGTTGTATGTTATTCTTTGGTATTTTTGGTAACTTTGCACTTTACTTACAATTATCAGGACAATTTGATGTTGTGCATTCCATTAATACAATTGGTACTGAACCCACGCTAATGAAAATATTAAGTCATTTACCATTTTCAAAAGTAGTCATCGCATTATTCTTAATTTCAGCATTTTTATTCTTGGCTACGACATTTGACTCTGGTTCATATATATTAGCAGCGGCTTCACAGAAAAAAGTTATAGGTGAACCATTAAAACCTAACCGCTTATTCTGGGCATTCGCATTATGTTTATTACCATTCTCATTAATGCTTGTCGGTGGTCAACGCTCATTAGAAGTACTTAAAACGGCTACGGTTGTTTCCAGTGTGCCACTGCTCGTCATATTTGTAATAATGATGGTCGCATTCTTGAAAACACTATCGAACGACAGATTGAAACTACAACGTCGTGCCGACCGTTATAAAGAAGTAGAAAGAAGATCATTACGTATCACACAAGTAAGAGAACGACAGCAAGATGAAAACTTAGACGATAACTTATAA
- the cudC gene encoding choline uptake/conversion transcriptional regulator CudC produces the protein MSTKDQPEALIEQAKDIVINAIGATMDLYGINRSVGNLYGTMLFEDSMTLDEMRQQLQMSKPSMSAGVKRLQEFHIVKQQFTRGSRKQHFVAEKDFFNFFNNFFTQKWSREIEINRDGVYKAISLLDKILDDSQTDDDTKQQATKIKNQLIDTLPYYEWLENLSDAIDSGEIFKYFPIPEPRQPE, from the coding sequence ATGTCGACTAAAGACCAACCTGAAGCTTTAATAGAACAAGCTAAAGATATTGTTATTAACGCAATTGGCGCGACAATGGATTTATATGGCATTAATCGTAGTGTTGGTAACTTGTATGGCACGATGTTATTTGAAGATAGCATGACATTAGATGAAATGCGTCAACAGCTACAAATGAGCAAGCCAAGCATGAGTGCTGGGGTTAAAAGATTACAAGAATTTCATATCGTCAAACAACAGTTTACACGTGGCAGTAGAAAACAACATTTCGTTGCTGAAAAAGACTTCTTCAATTTCTTTAATAATTTCTTCACTCAAAAATGGAGCCGAGAAATTGAAATTAACAGAGACGGTGTCTATAAAGCGATATCCTTATTAGATAAAATCTTAGATGATAGTCAAACTGATGATGATACGAAACAACAAGCTACAAAAATTAAAAACCAATTAATCGACACATTGCCATACTATGAATGGTTAGAAAATCTTAGTGACGCAATTGATTCAGGGGAAATATTTAAATACTTCCCAATTCCTGAACCTCGTCAACCTGAATAA
- the betB gene encoding betaine-aldehyde dehydrogenase, producing the protein MQLVNNLSRRQYIDGEWVDSSNKATRTIINPYNQETILEVAEGTAEDSTRAILAARRAFEDGEYSQQTTSEQRGQKVRAIADAIKNNKEELARLETLDTGKTLEESYADMDDIHNVFMYYAGLADKDGGEIIDSPIPNTDSKIIKEPVGVVTQITPWNYPLLQASWKIAPALVTGCSLVMKPSEITPLTTIRVFELMEEIGFPKGVINLVLGKGSEVGEPLSAHEDVDLVSFTGGIKTGKHIMKQAADHVTNIALELGGKNPNVIFADADFDLAVDQALNGGFFHAGQVCSAGSRIIVHNDIKEKFEQALIERIKNIKLGNGFDEDTEMGPVISQEHRDKIEKYMEVAKEENATIAIGGKRPDREDLQDGFFFEPTVITDCDTSMRIVQEEVFGPVVTIEGFSTEEEAIELANDSIYGLAGGIFTTDVGKAERVASKLKMGTVWINDFHPYFAQAPWGGYKQSGIGRELGKTGLAEYQIEKHILRNTQPEPVNWFGKQ; encoded by the coding sequence ATGCAACTTGTAAACAATTTATCTCGTCGTCAATACATTGATGGTGAGTGGGTAGACAGCTCAAACAAAGCAACACGTACTATTATTAATCCATATAATCAAGAAACAATATTAGAAGTAGCAGAAGGTACAGCGGAAGATTCAACACGCGCTATCTTAGCTGCTAGAAGAGCATTTGAAGACGGAGAATATTCACAACAAACAACAAGTGAACAAAGAGGACAAAAAGTAAGAGCTATCGCAGATGCGATTAAAAACAACAAAGAAGAACTAGCTAGATTAGAAACTTTAGACACTGGTAAAACTTTAGAAGAGTCTTATGCAGACATGGATGATATCCATAATGTATTTATGTATTATGCAGGACTTGCAGATAAAGATGGCGGAGAAATAATCGATTCTCCAATTCCAAACACTGACAGTAAAATTATTAAAGAACCAGTTGGTGTCGTAACACAAATCACACCTTGGAATTATCCTTTATTACAAGCATCTTGGAAAATAGCACCAGCATTAGTAACTGGTTGTTCATTAGTAATGAAACCAAGTGAAATTACACCATTAACAACAATACGTGTATTCGAATTAATGGAAGAAATTGGTTTCCCTAAAGGTGTTATTAACTTAGTGCTCGGTAAAGGTTCAGAAGTTGGTGAACCATTATCAGCACACGAAGACGTAGACCTTGTATCATTCACTGGTGGTATTAAAACTGGTAAACACATTATGAAACAAGCGGCAGATCATGTTACAAACATTGCATTAGAATTAGGCGGTAAAAACCCTAACGTAATTTTTGCTGATGCAGATTTCGATTTAGCTGTAGACCAAGCGCTTAACGGTGGTTTCTTCCATGCTGGTCAAGTATGTTCAGCAGGTTCAAGAATCATTGTGCATAACGACATTAAAGAAAAATTCGAACAAGCGTTAATCGAACGTATTAAAAATATTAAATTAGGTAACGGTTTTGATGAAGATACTGAAATGGGTCCAGTTATTTCACAAGAGCACCGTGACAAAATTGAAAAATACATGGAAGTTGCTAAAGAAGAAAATGCAACTATCGCTATCGGTGGTAAACGTCCAGATAGAGAAGACTTACAAGATGGATTCTTCTTCGAACCTACTGTAATTACAGACTGTGATACTTCAATGCGTATCGTACAAGAAGAAGTATTTGGTCCAGTAGTAACAATTGAAGGTTTTTCAACTGAAGAAGAAGCGATTGAATTAGCAAACGATTCAATATATGGTCTTGCTGGTGGCATCTTTACTACAGATGTTGGTAAAGCTGAACGCGTAGCAAGCAAATTGAAAATGGGTACTGTATGGATCAATGATTTCCATCCTTACTTTGCTCAAGCACCTTGGGGCGGTTACAAACAATCAGGTATCGGTAGAGAACTTGGTAAAACCGGTTTAGCTGAATACCAAATTGAAAAACATATCTTAAGAAATACACAACCTGAACCTGTAAATTGGTTTGGTAAACAATAA
- the betA gene encoding choline dehydrogenase, producing MREAYDYIIIGGGSAGSVLGSRLSEDKSKNVLVLEAGRSDYFWDLLIQMPAALMYPAGNKLYDWIYETNEEPFMKGRKVGHARGKVLGGSSSINGMIYQRGNPMDYEKWAQPEGMDNWDYAHCLPYFKRLEKTFGATKDDEFRGHHGPIKLKRGPATNPLFQAFFNAGVEAGYNKTPDVNGFRQEGFGPFDSQVHNGRRVSASRAYLHPAMRRKNLDVQTRAFVTKINFEGNNKVTGVTFKKNGREHTINAKEVILSGGAFNTPQLLQLSGIGDSEFLKSLGIEPRIHLPGVGENFEDHLEVYVQHKCKQPVSLQPSLNKFKMPFIGLQWIFARKGAAASNHFEGGGFVRSNDEVDYPNLMFHFLPIAVRYDGQKAPTAHGYQVHVGPMYSNSRGSLKIKSKDPFEKPDFVFNYLSTEEDKREWVEAIKVARNILSQKALDPYNGGEISPGPEVQSDEDILNWVAKDGETALHPSCSAKMGPASDPMSVVDPETMKVHGMENLRVVDASAMPRTTNGNIHSPVLMMAEKAADIIRGKKPLDPEYIDYYRHGVHDKDAGTIK from the coding sequence ATGAGAGAAGCATATGATTATATTATAATTGGTGGCGGAAGTGCCGGATCAGTTTTAGGAAGTCGTTTAAGTGAAGATAAATCAAAAAACGTACTTGTATTAGAAGCAGGTCGTAGTGACTATTTCTGGGATTTACTAATTCAAATGCCAGCAGCATTAATGTATCCAGCAGGTAACAAATTATACGACTGGATTTATGAAACAAATGAAGAACCATTTATGAAAGGCCGTAAAGTGGGACATGCACGTGGTAAAGTTTTAGGTGGTTCTAGTTCTATCAACGGTATGATTTATCAACGTGGTAACCCAATGGATTACGAAAAATGGGCACAACCAGAAGGTATGGATAATTGGGATTACGCACATTGTTTACCATACTTTAAACGTTTAGAAAAAACATTCGGTGCAACTAAAGACGATGAATTCCGTGGTCATCATGGTCCAATTAAATTAAAACGTGGACCAGCTACAAACCCATTATTCCAAGCATTTTTCAACGCCGGTGTTGAAGCAGGATATAATAAAACACCAGACGTAAATGGTTTCCGTCAAGAAGGTTTTGGACCATTTGATAGCCAAGTACACAACGGGAGACGTGTCTCAGCATCAAGAGCTTATTTACATCCAGCTATGAGACGTAAAAACTTAGATGTACAAACACGTGCATTCGTTACTAAAATTAATTTTGAAGGTAACAACAAAGTAACTGGCGTAACATTCAAGAAAAATGGTAGAGAACATACTATAAATGCTAAAGAAGTTATTTTATCAGGTGGTGCATTCAATACACCTCAGTTATTACAATTATCAGGTATCGGTGATTCAGAATTCTTAAAATCATTAGGTATTGAACCACGTATTCACTTGCCTGGTGTTGGTGAAAACTTTGAAGACCACTTAGAAGTTTATGTTCAACATAAATGTAAACAACCAGTATCATTACAACCAAGTTTAAATAAATTCAAAATGCCATTTATTGGTTTACAATGGATCTTTGCTCGTAAAGGTGCAGCAGCATCAAACCACTTCGAAGGTGGCGGATTCGTACGTTCAAACGACGAAGTTGATTATCCAAACTTAATGTTCCACTTCTTACCAATTGCTGTAAGATATGATGGACAAAAAGCACCTACAGCACATGGTTACCAAGTACACGTTGGACCAATGTACTCTAACTCACGCGGTAGCTTGAAAATTAAATCAAAAGACCCATTTGAAAAACCAGACTTTGTCTTCAACTATTTATCAACTGAAGAAGATAAACGCGAATGGGTAGAAGCAATCAAAGTTGCACGTAACATCTTATCTCAAAAAGCTTTAGATCCATATAATGGCGGAGAAATTTCACCAGGACCTGAAGTACAATCAGACGAAGATATACTAAACTGGGTTGCTAAAGATGGAGAAACAGCATTACACCCATCTTGTAGTGCTAAAATGGGACCAGCTTCAGACCCAATGTCAGTAGTTGACCCAGAAACTATGAAAGTTCATGGTATGGAAAATCTACGTGTCGTAGATGCTTCTGCAATGCCACGTACTACAAATGGTAATATCCATTCACCAGTATTAATGATGGCTGAAAAAGCTGCAGACATCATCCGTGGTAAAAAACCATTAGACCCTGAATATATTGATTATTATCGTCATGGCGTACATGATAAAGACGCTGGTACAATTAAATAA
- a CDS encoding MFS transporter, producing MGNSSNELTFNKKLYPPMILGSILNPINSSMIAIAMIPIAHAFNIPFYQTALLVTSLYLATSIGQPIIGKLIDVFGPKGLFLFATSLVGLASILAIVTPSFYGLVLARFLIGIGTCAGYPSAMYLIKYEGERTGKDSPSSILTVLAISNQTVSVIGPTLGGLLINFGGWEAIFFVNIPLSILCIIFGVLYFPKVTQSLGKITALRTYIDFIGMTFFTITLVTWIIYFTEPSIKNLYLLIIGIVTFIIFIFVELKSKKPFIDVRLLAHNASLNNTYIRSTLTQTISYSVLYGYTQWLEEGRGLSPSHAGLLMLPMFVIAIIASKYTGSTLSSKNKLYIGTLAGIFTMVSFTLINPQTSLIILVLLAALFGVPQGLMNLANQNALYHQAPKESIGMSAGLLRTFMYIGAIVSSTANGIFFKGGDITVGIHNDGIFCASLGVIVLIMTFVDKRSLAKS from the coding sequence ATGGGTAATTCGTCAAATGAACTCACATTTAACAAAAAATTATACCCTCCAATGATACTCGGCTCTATACTCAATCCTATCAATTCTTCCATGATCGCCATAGCTATGATTCCAATAGCACATGCCTTCAATATTCCTTTTTATCAAACGGCATTGCTTGTTACTTCATTATATTTGGCTACGAGTATAGGCCAACCTATTATTGGTAAATTAATAGACGTCTTCGGACCAAAAGGATTATTTCTATTCGCAACTAGCTTAGTTGGTTTAGCAAGTATACTCGCGATTGTGACCCCTTCATTTTACGGACTCGTTTTAGCCCGGTTTTTAATAGGTATTGGTACATGTGCGGGTTACCCTTCAGCCATGTATTTAATTAAATACGAAGGTGAACGCACTGGAAAAGACAGTCCAAGTAGTATACTGACCGTCTTGGCCATTTCCAACCAAACTGTGTCTGTGATTGGCCCTACGTTAGGTGGTTTATTAATTAATTTTGGTGGTTGGGAAGCAATCTTTTTCGTTAATATCCCATTATCAATATTATGTATCATTTTCGGTGTATTATATTTCCCTAAGGTCACACAATCTTTAGGTAAAATTACTGCACTTAGAACTTATATTGATTTTATAGGTATGACATTTTTCACAATCACTTTAGTAACATGGATAATATATTTTACAGAACCATCAATTAAAAACTTATATTTATTAATCATTGGTATAGTTACTTTTATCATTTTCATTTTTGTTGAATTAAAATCTAAAAAGCCATTTATCGATGTTAGATTGTTAGCGCATAATGCTTCATTAAATAATACGTATATACGTTCTACATTAACTCAAACTATTTCTTACAGTGTATTATATGGCTATACACAATGGTTAGAAGAAGGCAGAGGCTTATCTCCTAGTCATGCCGGATTGTTAATGTTACCGATGTTTGTGATTGCAATTATTGCTTCTAAATATACTGGCAGTACATTATCTTCTAAAAATAAACTATATATTGGTACGCTAGCCGGTATTTTTACGATGGTAAGTTTTACTTTAATTAATCCACAAACTTCATTAATAATACTTGTTTTATTAGCTGCATTATTCGGTGTACCTCAAGGATTAATGAACTTAGCTAATCAAAACGCACTTTATCATCAAGCACCAAAAGAAAGTATCGGTATGTCAGCTGGTTTGTTAAGAACATTTATGTACATTGGTGCAATCGTTTCATCTACAGCTAATGGTATCTTCTTTAAAGGTGGAGATATCACAGTAGGGATTCATAATGACGGTATTTTCTGTGCTTCACTTGGCGTTATTGTATTAATTATGACGTTCGTTGACAAACGTTCATTAGCAAAATCTTAA
- a CDS encoding GNAT family N-acetyltransferase: MPINLATKSDLNEIYKVQTKAFEESIVVPHRLTKEEIQNLSQMALEDGGHYYALKEDNQLIGYTMLAVKEDNLTGDKYGFIYELYVMPKFRKQGYGKQLITFAKQHFKQLGYDKVRLNVYVGNEAQQLYKSCGFEERNITMQLKL, from the coding sequence ATGCCAATTAATTTAGCTACTAAAAGTGATTTGAATGAAATATATAAAGTACAAACAAAAGCTTTTGAAGAGTCTATTGTGGTACCTCATCGATTAACAAAAGAAGAAATCCAAAATTTATCTCAAATGGCACTAGAAGACGGTGGTCATTATTATGCTTTAAAGGAAGACAATCAACTTATAGGATATACCATGCTAGCTGTGAAAGAAGATAATTTAACAGGCGATAAATATGGTTTTATTTATGAACTGTACGTTATGCCTAAATTTAGAAAACAAGGCTATGGTAAACAATTGATAACTTTTGCTAAACAACATTTTAAACAGTTAGGTTATGATAAAGTGCGCTTAAATGTTTATGTTGGTAATGAGGCGCAACAACTCTATAAAAGTTGTGGTTTTGAAGAGCGTAATATAACGATGCAATTGAAATTATAA
- a CDS encoding MFS transporter gives MKNYRYFIIVMIIVMTMINYIDRGGISYAQEDIIKEFGFDNVAWGAILGYFGYGYMLGSLFGGVLSDKKGPKFVWIVAGTLWSLFEIAMAFAGELGMAIFGGSALAGFGMLRIIFGFAEGPIFSTISKTNANWAAPKERGLLSALGLIGVPLGALITAPIVSGLLTITNWRVLFILMGVLGLIWVVIWAKVFTDYPEDNKKVSAREIEEIRSTEDTIKGEKTVETEQNAHEKWYHFFKSPTLIFNTIGYFGFQYINFLILTWTPKYLQDEYHFEIHSLWYLGMIPWIGAVFTAYFGGKLSDWLRHKTGSLRIARSGLAIFGMTLAAICFLIIPTTDNIALILILMMLGNACVFLPNAVYWAVVIDTAPKNSGTFGGIMHFFVNSATIIAPTLTGILVSAYGYGSMFVSAVIAAVIGIVAMSFVKPGLKKIKTQTN, from the coding sequence ATGAAGAATTATCGTTATTTTATCATCGTTATGATTATTGTTATGACTATGATAAATTACATTGACCGCGGAGGTATCTCTTACGCTCAAGAAGATATTATTAAAGAATTTGGCTTTGATAATGTTGCTTGGGGAGCTATCCTAGGTTACTTTGGCTACGGGTATATGTTAGGTTCACTATTTGGTGGTGTGCTATCTGATAAAAAGGGGCCGAAGTTCGTATGGATTGTTGCTGGAACATTATGGTCACTATTCGAAATAGCGATGGCTTTTGCAGGTGAATTAGGTATGGCTATTTTTGGTGGTTCAGCATTAGCAGGATTCGGTATGTTAAGAATTATATTTGGTTTTGCAGAAGGTCCAATCTTTTCAACAATTAGTAAAACAAATGCTAACTGGGCAGCACCTAAAGAGCGTGGCTTGCTTTCTGCTTTAGGTTTAATAGGGGTACCACTTGGTGCATTGATTACTGCACCAATCGTTTCAGGATTATTAACTATTACAAACTGGCGTGTATTATTTATATTAATGGGTGTTTTAGGATTAATTTGGGTTGTTATTTGGGCTAAGGTCTTTACAGACTATCCCGAAGACAATAAAAAAGTATCAGCTAGAGAAATTGAAGAAATTCGTTCAACTGAAGATACGATTAAAGGTGAGAAAACTGTAGAAACAGAACAAAATGCCCATGAAAAATGGTATCACTTCTTTAAAAGTCCGACACTCATTTTCAACACGATAGGTTACTTTGGTTTCCAATACATAAACTTTTTAATCTTAACTTGGACGCCTAAATATTTACAAGATGAGTATCACTTTGAAATCCATTCATTATGGTATTTAGGTATGATTCCATGGATAGGTGCCGTATTTACGGCATACTTTGGAGGTAAATTATCTGACTGGTTACGTCATAAAACAGGTAGTTTACGTATCGCAAGATCAGGTTTAGCTATTTTTGGAATGACGTTAGCGGCGATTTGTTTCCTTATCATTCCAACTACTGACAATATTGCCTTGATTTTAATATTAATGATGTTAGGTAATGCATGTGTGTTCTTACCTAATGCGGTATATTGGGCAGTTGTTATCGATACGGCACCAAAAAATTCAGGTACATTTGGTGGTATTATGCACTTCTTCGTAAACTCTGCGACAATTATTGCACCGACATTAACAGGTATTTTAGTATCTGCCTATGGTTATGGTTCTATGTTCGTATCAGCAGTTATTGCTGCTGTTATCGGTATTGTAGCAATGAGTTTCGTTAAACCAGGTCTGAAAAAAATCAAGACACAAACAAATTAA
- a CDS encoding oxidoreductase, protein MTKFAIIGPGAVGSTIAFELQQHFSDTLLLGRQNSTLSYYPGNHTPMHQLQVQSLATTSTKVDVLFVAVKTYQLDTIIDDIKRITHQDSIIVLAQNGRTNIESLALPNVYQAVVYISGQKEQNTVTHFRDERLHVQDSPETRDLAQLLAPTNLDLKLEQHIADTIWYKLLVNLGINTVTALTRSTAKVLKDDKVNHLCRQLIDEGAQIALAEGVNLPKDIVTQIMTIYEGYPDEMGTSMYYDISAGRPLEVEAIQGYIYRTGQKHNLAIPTITTTYTLLHGYLHTKKS, encoded by the coding sequence ATGACAAAATTTGCCATTATAGGTCCTGGTGCAGTAGGTTCCACTATCGCTTTTGAGTTACAACAACACTTTAGCGATACGTTACTCTTAGGTAGACAGAACTCAACACTATCATATTACCCAGGAAATCATACGCCTATGCACCAATTACAAGTACAATCTTTAGCAACAACGTCAACAAAAGTTGATGTCTTATTTGTAGCAGTAAAAACATATCAATTAGATACCATTATAGACGATATTAAACGTATTACTCACCAAGATAGCATTATAGTGTTAGCACAAAATGGACGTACAAATATAGAATCATTAGCATTGCCGAACGTCTATCAAGCAGTCGTTTATATTAGTGGTCAGAAAGAGCAAAATACCGTGACTCATTTTAGAGATGAACGTCTACACGTTCAAGATAGCCCAGAGACGCGTGATTTAGCCCAACTATTAGCTCCAACAAACTTAGACTTAAAACTAGAACAACACATAGCAGATACAATTTGGTATAAATTACTCGTTAACTTAGGCATTAATACTGTTACTGCATTAACAAGGTCGACAGCTAAAGTGCTTAAAGATGATAAAGTAAATCACTTATGTCGCCAATTAATCGACGAAGGTGCTCAAATTGCATTAGCAGAAGGCGTGAATTTACCGAAAGATATCGTGACGCAAATCATGACTATTTACGAAGGTTATCCAGACGAAATGGGTACTAGTATGTATTATGATATTAGTGCCGGGAGACCATTAGAAGTAGAAGCGATTCAAGGGTATATTTATCGCACAGGTCAGAAGCATAATTTAGCTATACCAACTATTACGACAACTTATACTTTACTTCATGGTTATTTACACACAAAAAAAAGCTGA